CAGTGAGGAATGTTACCTCATTACATGCTTTTTCCAGTGTCTTTGCTACCATTTCCATGTTGCTGATTTGTCATTTTGCTTACTCTATCTAAATCTGTCTTGACAAGGAGAGAAATAGAGTTTGATTCTCTATCTGTAATTCAGGTTCCTCTTAACATGAACTCCTTACACTAAATGATGATTTTTCGTATTCTTAAAAGCCATGGACTAATTCAAACATAtctaaaaaacataaatatgaaaaacaaatttactcTCAGTGTATTTAAATTCACTTATGCAAGGATCTTTGCTTCCTATGAATGTCCGTCAGGACTCTGTAAACTGAAAATCATTGCTGTAAAGAGGTTGCTTTCCCTTAGCTGTGTTGAACTATTGAGGTTCAACTTGGTTtagagtacttttttttttttttaagttcataCTTGACAATATcttaaacagaaattaagagagcacaaaaaaaacacctcagtgTAATAGTATTTATGGAATTTATTCTCTTCAGTAATAATCATCTTAAATACAGATGTAGAGGAAAAACTCTGCACACTCAGTAttggttttgaaagaaatacctAAACCTTACTGTTGCCATTTGCTGTAGTGTCAATTCAAGAGACACCTAAAAGTGAAGACCTGAAAACTACATCATGTTTACAGAACATGTGTATAGGTGTAGGGAAGCACTAGTAAAGAAGTTTTAACTAAGAGAAAATGTTGATGGCTAGTGcaataaaggtatttttttcagaaataaataaagcctcAGCTTTCTTCTGACAATTGAGAAGACGGTATTTGCTGACTCTTCAGCCTTTGCTCTTATGGATAAGAATGACAAAGACAAAACCTAGAGCTTGCTGCTTTGtgagaaatgttttaagaattGTGTTTCTGCATGGAAATTTAAATACTGTGCcgatatttatcttttttatgtAACTTTACTTAACAGTAAATGTTGTAGTTCTGAAACAGAATCTGTGGACTAATGTACTCCCTTCTGTCTATGTTGTCTTGcatgttactgaaaaacaacaagaaaccTTACACACATTCATTCCTGCAtaacttttgtgttttttttttgcatatagCGTTCCTAAAGTTGGTTTCTTTGTTCTCCTCAAATGAGACTAATGGCGAATTGATGGGTCTGTTTGAGAAATTGTTTATTGTTGGAAGAAACAGAATCAGTATATTACAATCTGGTTTTAGCTGtgaggaaaagatttttaacTGTTTAGCTCTAACAAAATTATTAACTCTTACTAGTAAGTACTGGGCAGAAATTGCAAGGTAAGAATGCTTCTGAATTTGCAGGGAATATGAAGATGATATTTAGATTTATCTGTTCATATTTTCCTTGTAACTGCTGTAAGTGAGAATATCAAGAGAAAGTTTTTATCTTTGTAGGTACAATACAGATCCAGAAACGTCAGCAGCTGGTAACAAAGACACGTGAATTAAAAGATATGAAAGATGACCTTTACCAGTGCCAACAAGAGCAAGGAGATAAAGTGGGGGTAGGTATGAGTTTAGCTGGAAGTTGTGTGATTATTCATCAGTCATTATGCATGTGTAGTTTACAGAAGGTGAAATTATCACACAAATGCATtacgtatttatttttaatacattcttTCTGAGAATGTCACTTTTAGTTCCTCTGGATTATTGACATATTTTGTAATTTGATGAAATTTGTTAATCATATGTGTTTAAGCATAAAGTTTTTTATGTATGCAGTCCTAGTAGTTGTCTGGGAGTTACCTGGCTCTAGAGACCATCTTCTTCCCTGTGACATAATGCCAGGTTGTCATTTATAAAGACAGGAGAAATAGAACTGTGCTGGTAAAAACCTATTTTGGTTGAACTTACGGTTTTAcaactttgctttttaaattattcatggttactcatttttcaaatactCAACAACCCAGTTTTTTTGTTCAGCTTCAGATAAGTCAGAGAGAGGACTAGGAAGTGCTTTGTGtgtggagtgtttttttttttatgttgctgATAGCAGCAGTTAACACAATACAGGTTGTTTAATTCTAGGGTTTGTATGCTAAGAGACTGGGAGTATCCTCTTGTGTTAGCGTATAGTTACATGAAAACATTCTTTCAGTGACGAAGTTGATTCAAGATCAATTTCTCCTGCCCTAATACCCTTACTTCTGctcatgtatttgtttttgtatgtAAACCCTGATTGCTAGACATAAACAGCATGCacactttttcatttctttttaagatgtaTCACTTCAAGTATCCAGTTTACTATCTTTCAGCTATTTAAATCAGTAAAACACAAGGGGTGATGACCTCTGGTTGGAAGTGGGAGCCTCTCACATGGTCTGTGTTGTCAAGAAAGTGTTTGTGTGTTTATCTCAGAGATACACACACAGAGCTCTATTTTTGTATCCTGCTGCAACATGTGTCACTTCATCCAAAATGATAAGTAAACTCTTCTGGGCTTACCTTGGTCTTTTATTTTGCTAGCTAAAATTGTAACAATTCTAATCATATTACGTTTTGCTTGTTTGCCTTAGTTGCTCAAGGGAGATCTCTCCACATGTTTGACTTCTACTgagatggaaaagaaatcctTTGAATTGCACAAAAAAAGTCTTGCTGCAGAAAATCAACACTTAAGAGAATCCctagagaaggaggaaaaagcttTGGCCTCACTTCAGGAAGAATTAAGAAAACTAAGACAACAAATTAGAAACTTGGAAGATAAAGGTACTAGTACTGAGTCTATTGTCATGGAAAACCAGAAACTAAGGGAAcatttggaagaggaaaagcaaagaaatcatAACTTTCTTAGACAAAAGGAAACACTCTTTGCTGAAGCACAGATGTTAAGGAGAGAATTGGACAAAGAACGTCGTGTTACAGAAGCTCTAAAAAAAGAACTAGAACAGCTAGGTTCTCGTCAAACGCCTGACAATGTTGCCGATGATGATACATTAAGAGAAAATCAAGAAATAGAAAGTCTGCGAGGAAGACTAGCAGAACtagaaaaaaagctaaattttgAGCAACAGCGCTCTGACTTATGGGAGAAGCTGTATGTTGAAGCAAAAgatcaaactgaaaaacaagaaatgaatgaaaagggACAAAAGAAAGGTGCTAAATGGCAAAGTAAGtctaaaaagaaatcaaaagaatcattttttGGCTCAGTTAAAGAAACTTTTGATGCTATGAAAAATTCCACCAAAGAGTTTGTTAGACACCATAAAGAAAAGATTAAGCAGGCTAAAGAAGCAgtgaaagaaaacctgaaaaaattctctgattctgtaaAGTCTACATTCAGACACTTTAAAGATACCACAAAAAACATCTTTGATGAGAAGAAGTCAAATGATAAAAAGTATGAGGCAAACAAGAAAGCTCGAACTTTTTACCGAGAGCATAACTCTTACGAGAATCTGAGGAACATGCATTACAGGGGACCTCACATGTCAAAAGATTTcaaagatggaagaaaacatCAGTTTACGACATTTGAAAAAGATGCAGGTTCAGACAAATGTCTCAACGATCCTTTGTGTAACAGAAGACATCAGTTTGTCCTAAAAGGCTGTTCCGGTATTTTTGAATGTGCTCATCAAGAATTCATTAGTCTCTTTAACAGAGTATCAGATCCTATTAGGGTAGATGAATTTAATCGGCTaatgaaaaagtatttgcaACAAGTCGTACATAACTTTCATCACTGGAGAGAACTAGAGAATTTCATCAATAAGTTTTTTCATAATGGGCTTTTTATACATGACCAGATGCTGTTCACTGATTTCGTTAATGATGTCAAGGATTATCTGGAAGATATGAAGGAATACCAAAGTAAGAATGAAAACGTTTTTGATGATTTGGACAAATACGTCTACAGATACTACTTTCAATATGATAATTCACCCCAATATGGACCCAGGTTTGTTTCAATGTTTCCTGAACTGTTAATGAAATGAAGTAGTCTTTGTAAAAACAACTAGTGGTGGTGTTCTAATAGATTGTTTTCTAGTCACAGATGTATATAAAGGACTCAGTGGTGGAAATACTAGAGTGTACCTCCCACACTAACGTTCCCctgcccttctcctctcccaccctccTAGCCcccttcaaaaaaaatacatatgagGTACTACAGATCCCCTGTACATAGCACAATCAAAATTTCCACTGAGTCTTAGAAAACTGTAGCTGCGGGTAGGGTTACTTCAGATTGAACGTGTATGATAGCTTTTCATTTCATCAGACAGGCAATCTCATGAGAAGCGTTAACTAGGGCTTCCCTATTGTCCTTCCCTGAATTAGGTTTTTGGATGTATTTGGGCAGTCTTAAAGTCCTGTTCTGGCAGGTATCTTCCCTGCTGGCTTTTAGGAGTTTCACGACTTAGTATAGTACCGAGTTGGTCTTTATCCCCAGATCAAGGCTGCTCAAATAGCAGACTCCAGTTGAGATCCTAACCCAGACTAAAATTTGTTCAGACTTGCTTACAAATGTCCTTGGCAAGTACTGTTGCCTGCATTGCTTTCCTGTATCTAATGGTATTCTCAGGGTTTCTGCAGTGTAGTTGTGGTAGTCTGTCTGGCCCAAAGGAGCTAGAGATGATGGACTGTTTCTAGTGCATAGACTTTGGTGAAGAAAATTAAGCGAGCAGCCTTAATATATAGTGTGGAACTTGCTCTTTCTGGAATacttaaatgtatatattttctgtggcttttaatttcatttctattaCAAAATTGCTTTTGTGGTCTTTTGTGCTAATGTTTATTCTGAGcaggtagaaaaaaatgctatatgTGAACTTCTTGTGCATTATAAATTAGTCGTTGTCTTTGAAAACATAATGGAACTTTTCCCTCTGTTGGTATTCAGCACAACACATATTGAATAGTTAGATTGAGGTGCAGTTCTTCAGTTGCGTTTATCTTTTGGATTTGTGTTATCTACTATTTCATGGGTTTATTGCGGCAGGAGGTCTGAATACTATTTTGGAGTTACTAAATGCTATGTGAGGTTGGACCTTCTCTTAGTGAAGGCTGAACTGTCAGGATGATTCTGTCAGTTACCAAGTAGCCTTTTCAAATGAGtttagttgtttttatttatagttCAAGTACTTTTTACTAatgtattattaatttttaattaagcagTTTATTTTAAGCACTTCAGTTTGCAGAGAAGCAAAACTTCAAATACATTTACTGATTGTGTCATACAGAATTTTGTATGATCCTGAGGATGAAAATAGCCTTAGCTCAGTTTAGCAGAAGCCTAGACTCTAGTAATAGAATAATAGCATACAGTGCAATGGCACTCTGTGCATCACAAACGGCAATAGGTGAGCAGCTGTCTTTTGTCAGCACCGCTCCTCCCCATataattgtatttattataCTTGTACACTGGAGAACCTCTAAAGTACCTATTTTTAGGCATTGGGGTTTATAAAGTTTTGATTACTTTTATAGAGCAGAATATAATAGAATAGCTGAAAAACAGATTGAGATCTCCACTCAAGCATCACAGTAGGGATACTCAAACAGCTATTCACCTGGCTTTATTGTACAAAGAAATATAGGAAACCAGctgcaaaacagttttatttttagaaagaatttattttaagtatacCATCTTAGtgatggtttaaaaacaaacaaaaacagcaacaaaaaatcctGCACGTTTTTCTTGCAAGAGAAAGGACTACTTAATACTAATTTTTTCAGCTAACCTCAGCATGCTAAAAGCTGTTCTTGATAATGtaattgtatttcaaaatgcGTTTAGAGAAGTGCTTTCATACGAGTTGTAATAAGTTTTTGTTTACTCCTTGCAGTCGACCTAAAAGGCCTTCTTTTACACAAACTGAAAATACCAGACATGAAAAACAAGCTCAGAAGTACCACCATCGTAATAAAAGAGAAGGTAAATGGCATAAACACGGTCGCACTAATGGAAGACACATGGCAAACCTTGAAATAGAATTGGGGCAATTACCCTTTGATCCAAAATACTAAgtaatttatggaaaaaaatgagattagATTTAATAAATGACCTCCTCTCTGGAAACTAATTGTTTTTCAAGAAAGCAGCAAGATGCAAGTTTTTCtctaaataatttgtttcttacAAATTGTTAAAAAGCACAAGTCAGGCTTTCTAATATGCATATTTGGTATTGTTGCTTTAACTGTTCTATGGAAGTGATGAGAGTTTGGGTGCCAGCGGTATTGTTACAGAAAGTAGGCATGCAATGACttgtatatgaaaaatatgcttAATTGCATTCCATTAGTATAGTTCAAGCTTGAGTCATGCATAATGTATCAATAATTAACTCCAGTGTTTGATATACTAACTTCATctcatccttcaaaaaaaaagtctacattATGGTAATGTACTTGTTAGTGTGTTGTAATCTTACACTTGCTTCTTgtctttgggggggtggttCAAGAGCCTGTTGAATTGTGAAAAATTTGCTGTGCTGCATTCTAATCAGCTTGCTGATTTAAGCACTTGAAATATCTTGCATATCTGCAtattgtggaagaaaaataaagagacagTGTGGGTAAAAgagtttatttataaaaaaatagcaTAGCTATACAGTTCCATAAATTGGTCCAGCCTTGTCTGATTTCTTGTTTAAAGTAGTCATATGGTAGCTTTGGTCTTCCTGATGTTCTCTAGTGTTGTAAGAGATCAACACCCCCACCCTGACATAGTGCCACTGAAGTTGCCTTCAGGAAGAGGTTTTTGTGTTTCAAAACAGTCAATAGTTGCCTAATCAAACCTTCCATTTTGACTGACTCAGTTACAGACTCACTACTCTCTCCTTTCTGCAGTAAAAGATCTTCTAAGCATATTATTGCTATGGAAAACCGATCTCATTAGGTCATTAGTCTAGAAACTTATCTTCAGGTATGACTCATTTCAGTCCTTTTCTGTAGACGTAGATATGGCTTCCAACTCGTCCTTGAGGTACGTGAGTGTGGAAGATGGTGGCTGTTTTCTCATAGCCCTTTAAAGCTAGAAATGATGATATTTCCTGTAAATGAACATACATTAGTTTCCATActcaaaaactgtattttagaGCTTCAGAACAGTGTTTCAAAATCTTCTGGAAACCATCAATTCAATAATCCCCTGGAAGTTTTTTGTCCCTTATTTAAGAAAGACTGCTACAGAGGGGGGAGAGCTATTCTGTTTGATCTTATTTGTAGTGTATCTTCATCAGACGCTGTTTGAGTACATGGCCCTCATAAAAGAATTGAGGGGAAGAGGTACGCTGACTAAAGGCATTTTTGCTTGTCACTGTTTCTTACTTAGAAGAGTATGATTCTGGgaacagacatttattttaacatggcAGGAGGaaaattctttcagaaaactttATGGCATGCAGAATTCATATGGAGGGCATGTGAAAATGTTAAGTATGTATCGGCGGGA
This Anser cygnoides isolate HZ-2024a breed goose chromosome 11, Taihu_goose_T2T_genome, whole genome shotgun sequence DNA region includes the following protein-coding sequences:
- the CCPG1 gene encoding cell cycle progression protein 1 isoform X1, yielding MSENSSDSDSSCGWTVINHEGSDIETVTSENGSTNDNHEFISEEYVTLQEEEQPIDLQAQHSTDGEIPVVDNTLSAFEETQTVPEGRKEKVHDDGSCVGTISDDSDIVTLEAPKGEETQSQEEAPADGEEARSSEDFNMGSSSSSQYAFSQPETVSWLEKLRKIPDYVREWGNEVKEHVSRSLPFQVFSSQASNDESSSDETSNQTSPTVRRRRAKKRLISSSEAESGSPADPESEPPREEQHKRQFSSGLNRCIILALVIAISMGFGHFYGKPEGTIQIQKRQQLVTKTRELKDMKDDLYQCQQEQGDKVGLLKGDLSTCLTSTEMEKKSFELHKKSLAAENQHLRESLEKEEKALASLQEELRKLRQQIRNLEDKGTSTESIVMENQKLREHLEEEKQRNHNFLRQKETLFAEAQMLRRELDKERRVTEALKKELEQLGSRQTPDNVADDDTLRENQEIESLRGRLAELEKKLNFEQQRSDLWEKLYVEAKDQTEKQEMNEKGQKKGAKWQSKSKKKSKESFFGSVKETFDAMKNSTKEFVRHHKEKIKQAKEAVKENLKKFSDSVKSTFRHFKDTTKNIFDEKKSNDKKYEANKKARTFYREHNSYENLRNMHYRGPHMSKDFKDGRKHQFTTFEKDAGSDKCLNDPLCNRRHQFVLKGCSGIFECAHQEFISLFNRVSDPIRVDEFNRLMKKYLQQVVHNFHHWRELENFINKFFHNGLFIHDQMLFTDFVNDVKDYLEDMKEYQSKNENVFDDLDKYVYRYYFQYDNSPQYGPSRPKRPSFTQTENTRHEKQAQKYHHRNKREGKWHKHGRTNGRHMANLEIELGQLPFDPKY
- the CCPG1 gene encoding cell cycle progression protein 1 isoform X4, whose translation is MSENSSDSDSSCGWTVINHEGSDIETVTSENGSTNDNHEFISEEYVTLQEEEQPIDLQAQHSTDGEIPVVDNTLSAFEETQTVPEGRKEKVHDDGSCVGTISDDSDIVTLEAPKGEETQSQEEAPADGEEARSSEDFNMGSSSSSQYAFSQPETVFSSQASNDESSSDETSNQTSPTVRRRRAKKRLISSSEAESGSPADPESEPPREEQHKRQFSSGLNRCIILALVIAISMGFGHFYGKPEGTIQIQKRQQLVTKTRELKDMKDDLYQCQQEQGDKVGLLKGDLSTCLTSTEMEKKSFELHKKSLAAENQHLRESLEKEEKALASLQEELRKLRQQIRNLEDKGTSTESIVMENQKLREHLEEEKQRNHNFLRQKETLFAEAQMLRRELDKERRVTEALKKELEQLGSRQTPDNVADDDTLRENQEIESLRGRLAELEKKLNFEQQRSDLWEKLYVEAKDQTEKQEMNEKGQKKGAKWQSKSKKKSKESFFGSVKETFDAMKNSTKEFVRHHKEKIKQAKEAVKENLKKFSDSVKSTFRHFKDTTKNIFDEKKSNDKKYEANKKARTFYREHNSYENLRNMHYRGPHMSKDFKDGRKHQFTTFEKDAGSDKCLNDPLCNRRHQFVLKGCSGIFECAHQEFISLFNRVSDPIRVDEFNRLMKKYLQQVVHNFHHWRELENFINKFFHNGLFIHDQMLFTDFVNDVKDYLEDMKEYQSKNENVFDDLDKYVYRYYFQYDNSPQYGPSRPKRPSFTQTENTRHEKQAQKYHHRNKREGKWHKHGRTNGRHMANLEIELGQLPFDPKY
- the CCPG1 gene encoding cell cycle progression protein 1 isoform X5, producing MSENSSDSDSSCGWTVINHEGSDIETVTSENGSTNDNHEFISEEYVTLQEEEQPIDLQAQHSTDGEIPVVDNTLSAFEETQTVPEGRKEKVHDDGSCVGTISDDSDIVTLEAPKGEETQSQEEAPADGEEARSSEDFNMGSSSSSQYAFSQPETVFSSQASNDESSSDETSNQTSPTVRRRRAKKRLISSSEAESGSPADPESEPPREEQHKRQFSSGLNRCIILALVIAISMGFGHFYGTIQIQKRQQLVTKTRELKDMKDDLYQCQQEQGDKVGLLKGDLSTCLTSTEMEKKSFELHKKSLAAENQHLRESLEKEEKALASLQEELRKLRQQIRNLEDKGTSTESIVMENQKLREHLEEEKQRNHNFLRQKETLFAEAQMLRRELDKERRVTEALKKELEQLGSRQTPDNVADDDTLRENQEIESLRGRLAELEKKLNFEQQRSDLWEKLYVEAKDQTEKQEMNEKGQKKGAKWQSKSKKKSKESFFGSVKETFDAMKNSTKEFVRHHKEKIKQAKEAVKENLKKFSDSVKSTFRHFKDTTKNIFDEKKSNDKKYEANKKARTFYREHNSYENLRNMHYRGPHMSKDFKDGRKHQFTTFEKDAGSDKCLNDPLCNRRHQFVLKGCSGIFECAHQEFISLFNRVSDPIRVDEFNRLMKKYLQQVVHNFHHWRELENFINKFFHNGLFIHDQMLFTDFVNDVKDYLEDMKEYQSKNENVFDDLDKYVYRYYFQYDNSPQYGPSRPKRPSFTQTENTRHEKQAQKYHHRNKREGKWHKHGRTNGRHMANLEIELGQLPFDPKY
- the CCPG1 gene encoding cell cycle progression protein 1 isoform X2; this encodes MSENSSDSDSSCGWTVINHEGSDIETVTSENGSTNDNHEFISEEYVTLQEEEQPIDLQAQHSTDGEIPVVDNTLSAFEETQTVPEGRKEKVHDDGSCVGTISDDSDIVTLEAPKGEETQSQEEAPADGEEARSSEDFNMGSSSSSQYAFSQPETVSWLEKLRKIPDYVREWGNEVKEHVSRSLPFQVFSSQASNDESSSDETSNQTSPTVRRRRAKKRLISSSEAESGSPADPESEPPREEQHKRQFSSGLNRCIILALVIAISMGFGHFYGTIQIQKRQQLVTKTRELKDMKDDLYQCQQEQGDKVGLLKGDLSTCLTSTEMEKKSFELHKKSLAAENQHLRESLEKEEKALASLQEELRKLRQQIRNLEDKGTSTESIVMENQKLREHLEEEKQRNHNFLRQKETLFAEAQMLRRELDKERRVTEALKKELEQLGSRQTPDNVADDDTLRENQEIESLRGRLAELEKKLNFEQQRSDLWEKLYVEAKDQTEKQEMNEKGQKKGAKWQSKSKKKSKESFFGSVKETFDAMKNSTKEFVRHHKEKIKQAKEAVKENLKKFSDSVKSTFRHFKDTTKNIFDEKKSNDKKYEANKKARTFYREHNSYENLRNMHYRGPHMSKDFKDGRKHQFTTFEKDAGSDKCLNDPLCNRRHQFVLKGCSGIFECAHQEFISLFNRVSDPIRVDEFNRLMKKYLQQVVHNFHHWRELENFINKFFHNGLFIHDQMLFTDFVNDVKDYLEDMKEYQSKNENVFDDLDKYVYRYYFQYDNSPQYGPSRPKRPSFTQTENTRHEKQAQKYHHRNKREGKWHKHGRTNGRHMANLEIELGQLPFDPKY
- the CCPG1 gene encoding cell cycle progression protein 1 isoform X3, with product MSENSSDSDSSCGWTVINHEGSDIETVTSENGSTNDNHEFISEEYVTLQEEEQPIDLQAQHSTDGEIPVVDNTLSAFEETQTVPEGRKEKVHDDGSCVGTISDDSDIVTLEAPKGEETQSQEEAPADGEEARSSEDFNMGSSSSSQYAFSQPETVSWLEKLRKIPDYVREWGNEVKEHVSRSLPFQVFSSQASNDESSSDETSNQTSPTVRRRRAKKRLISSSEAESGSPADPESEPPREEQHKRQFSSGLNRCIILALVIAISMGFGHFYGKPEGTIQIQKRQQLVTKTRELKDMKDDLYQCQQEQGDKVGLLKGDLSTCLTSTEMEKKSFELHKKSLAAENQHLRESLEKEEKALASLQEELRKLRQQIRNLEDKGTSTESIVMENQKLREHLEEEKQRNHNFLRQKETLFAEAQMLRRELDKERRVTEALKKELEQLGSRQTPDNVADDDTLRENQEIESLRGRLAELEKKLNFEQQRSDLWEKLYVEAKDQTEKQEMNEKGQKKGAKWQSKSKKKSKESFFGSVKETFDAMKNSTKEFVRHHKEKIKQAKEAVKENLKKFSDSVKSTFRHFKDTTKNIFDEKKSNDKKYEANKKARTFYREHNSYENLRNMHYRGPHMSKDFKDGRKHQFTTFEKDAGSDKCLNDPLCNRRHQFVLKGCSGIFECAHQEFISLFNRVSDPIRVDEFNRLMKKYLQQVVHNFHHWRELENFINKFFHNGLFIHDQMLFTDFVNDVKDYLEDMKEYQSKNENVFDDLDKYVYRYYFQYDNSPQYGPSRPKRPSFTQTENTRHEKQAQKYHHRNKREGYF